One Ascaphus truei isolate aAscTru1 chromosome 9, aAscTru1.hap1, whole genome shotgun sequence genomic region harbors:
- the LOC142502651 gene encoding tubulin alpha-1 chain-like isoform X1, translated as MRECISVHVGQAGVQMGNACWELYCLEHGIQPDGQMPSDKTIGGGDDSFNTFFSETGAGKHVPRAVFVDLEPAVIDEVRNGSYRQLFHPEQLITGKEDAANNYARGHYTVGKEIIDLVLERVRKLADQCTGLQGFLIFHSFGGGTGSGFTSLLMERLSVDYGKKSKLEFAIYPAPQVSTAVVEPYNSILTTHTTLEHSDCAFMVDNEAIYDICRRNLDIERPTYSNLNRLIGQIVSSITASLRFDGALNVDLTEFQTNLVPYPRIHFPLVTYSPIISAEKAYHEQLSVSEITNACFEPANQMVKCDPRHGKYMACCMLYRGDVVPKDVNAAIAAIKTKRSIQFVDWCPTGFKVGINYQPPTAVPGGDLAKVQRAVCMLSNTTAIAEAWARLDHKFDLMYAKRAFVHWYVGEGMEEGEFSEAREDLAALEKDYEEVGTDSVEGEDEGEEY; from the exons ATG CGTGAGTGCATCTCAGTCCACGTTGGCCAGGCCGGGGTACAGATGGGCAATGCATGCTGGGAGCTGTATTGCTTGGAACATGGGATACAGCCGGACGGGCAGATGCCAAGTGACAAAACCATTGGGGGCGGAGATGACTCGTTCAACACTTTCTTCAGCGAGACCGGAGCTGGGAAACATGTCCCCAGAGCAGTGTTTGTGGACCTGGAACCTGCAGTCATAG ATGAGGTTCGGAATGGGTCATATCGACAACTCTTCCATCCTGAGCAGCTGATCACCGGTAAGGAGGATGCTGCCAATAACTATGCTCGTGGACACTACACTGTGGGCAAGGAGATCATAGACCTGGTGCTCGAAAGAGTGAGGAAACTG GCTGACCAGTGCACAGGTCTCCAGGGCTTCCTGATCTTCCACAGCTTTGGAGGGGGCACCGGGTCGGGATTCACCTCACTGCTCATGGAGAGACTCTCCGTGGACTACGGCAAGAAGTCCAAGCTTGAGTTCGCAATCTACCCAGCCCCGCAGGTGTCCACAGCCGTGGTAGAGCCGTACAACTCCATTCTGACCACGCACACCACACTGGAGCACTCTGATTGTGCCTTCATGGTGGACAACGAGGCCATTTATGACATCTGCAGGCGAAACCTGGACATTGAACGCCCAACATACTCTAACCTGAACCGCCTGATCGGACAGATCGTCTCCTCAATCACGGCCTCTCTACGCTTCGATGGTGCACTCAACGTTGACCTGACTGAGTTTCAGACCAACCTGGTACCATATCCCCGCATCCACTTCCCTCTGGTCACCTATTCACCCATCATCTCTGCAGAGAAGGCGTACCATGAGCAACTTTCTGTGTCAGAGATTACTAACGCCTGCTTtgagccagccaatcagatggtgaAATGCGACCCGCGGCACGGCAAGTACATGGCGTGTTGTATGTTATACCGTGGGGACGTGGTGCCTAAGGATGTGAATGCTGCCATTGCTGCAATCAAGACCAAACGCAGCATACAATTTGTGGACTGGTGCCCGACCGGCTTCAAG GTGGGTATAAATTACCAGCCTCCCACGGCGGTGCCAGGCGGTGATCTGGCTAAAGTACAGCGTGCCGTCTGCATGCTGAGTAACACCACGGCCATCGCTGAGGCCTGGGCGCGCTTGGACCACAAGTTTGACCTGATGTACGCAAAGCGTGCTTTTGTGCATTGGTACGTTGGCGAGGgcatggaggaaggagagttCTCTGAGGCACGAGAGGATCTGGCTGCCCTGGAGAAGGATTATGAGGAAGTGGGAACGGACTCTGTGGAGGGTGAAGACGAGGGGGAGGAATATTAG
- the LOC142503227 gene encoding uncharacterized protein LOC142503227 has product MPHTKRSVAAQNWKSLKRNFSLTKELDISQKTILSLNMDLKVSQKELQTLNLEMEVSRQETRSLKAEVRKCKGDYKEALNNTETAKRDNLRLKEENSDLTDHVNEKLHELEKIKKRLEDEKFEAEHRLQNQLQNQLQGLRTHLQNAGKKQQTRQEENLQAAKEVQVLQERLITQYVPAKQHEKLKATLSITKASLEAKFEPR; this is encoded by the coding sequence atgcctcacaccaagagatcagttgccgcacagaactggaagtctctaaaaaggaacttcagtctcactaaggaactggacatctctcaaaaaactatcctcagtcttaatatggatcttaaagtctctcagaaggagcttcagaccctcaacctagagatggaagtctcacgccaggagaccaggAGTCTCAAAGCCGAAGTGCGTAAATGCAAgggggactacaaggaggccctgaataatacagagactgcaaaaagagacaatttaagactgaaagaagaaaattctgatttgacagaccacgtcaatgaaaagctgcacgagcttgaaaaaataaagaaacgtttggaagatgaaaagtttgaagcagagcaccgactgcagaaccaactgcagaaccaactgcaaggtctgcgtacgcacctccagaatgccgggaagaagcagcaaactcggcaggaagaaaatctgcaggctgctaaagaagtacaagtgctgcaggaacgtttgattacccagtatgtccccgcaaagcagcatgagaaactgaaggctaccctgagcatcaccaaagcatcgctagaggccaagttTGAGCCCAGGTGA
- the LOC142502651 gene encoding tubulin alpha-1 chain-like isoform X2, whose product MGNACWELYCLEHGIQPDGQMPSDKTIGGGDDSFNTFFSETGAGKHVPRAVFVDLEPAVIDEVRNGSYRQLFHPEQLITGKEDAANNYARGHYTVGKEIIDLVLERVRKLADQCTGLQGFLIFHSFGGGTGSGFTSLLMERLSVDYGKKSKLEFAIYPAPQVSTAVVEPYNSILTTHTTLEHSDCAFMVDNEAIYDICRRNLDIERPTYSNLNRLIGQIVSSITASLRFDGALNVDLTEFQTNLVPYPRIHFPLVTYSPIISAEKAYHEQLSVSEITNACFEPANQMVKCDPRHGKYMACCMLYRGDVVPKDVNAAIAAIKTKRSIQFVDWCPTGFKVGINYQPPTAVPGGDLAKVQRAVCMLSNTTAIAEAWARLDHKFDLMYAKRAFVHWYVGEGMEEGEFSEAREDLAALEKDYEEVGTDSVEGEDEGEEY is encoded by the exons ATGGGCAATGCATGCTGGGAGCTGTATTGCTTGGAACATGGGATACAGCCGGACGGGCAGATGCCAAGTGACAAAACCATTGGGGGCGGAGATGACTCGTTCAACACTTTCTTCAGCGAGACCGGAGCTGGGAAACATGTCCCCAGAGCAGTGTTTGTGGACCTGGAACCTGCAGTCATAG ATGAGGTTCGGAATGGGTCATATCGACAACTCTTCCATCCTGAGCAGCTGATCACCGGTAAGGAGGATGCTGCCAATAACTATGCTCGTGGACACTACACTGTGGGCAAGGAGATCATAGACCTGGTGCTCGAAAGAGTGAGGAAACTG GCTGACCAGTGCACAGGTCTCCAGGGCTTCCTGATCTTCCACAGCTTTGGAGGGGGCACCGGGTCGGGATTCACCTCACTGCTCATGGAGAGACTCTCCGTGGACTACGGCAAGAAGTCCAAGCTTGAGTTCGCAATCTACCCAGCCCCGCAGGTGTCCACAGCCGTGGTAGAGCCGTACAACTCCATTCTGACCACGCACACCACACTGGAGCACTCTGATTGTGCCTTCATGGTGGACAACGAGGCCATTTATGACATCTGCAGGCGAAACCTGGACATTGAACGCCCAACATACTCTAACCTGAACCGCCTGATCGGACAGATCGTCTCCTCAATCACGGCCTCTCTACGCTTCGATGGTGCACTCAACGTTGACCTGACTGAGTTTCAGACCAACCTGGTACCATATCCCCGCATCCACTTCCCTCTGGTCACCTATTCACCCATCATCTCTGCAGAGAAGGCGTACCATGAGCAACTTTCTGTGTCAGAGATTACTAACGCCTGCTTtgagccagccaatcagatggtgaAATGCGACCCGCGGCACGGCAAGTACATGGCGTGTTGTATGTTATACCGTGGGGACGTGGTGCCTAAGGATGTGAATGCTGCCATTGCTGCAATCAAGACCAAACGCAGCATACAATTTGTGGACTGGTGCCCGACCGGCTTCAAG GTGGGTATAAATTACCAGCCTCCCACGGCGGTGCCAGGCGGTGATCTGGCTAAAGTACAGCGTGCCGTCTGCATGCTGAGTAACACCACGGCCATCGCTGAGGCCTGGGCGCGCTTGGACCACAAGTTTGACCTGATGTACGCAAAGCGTGCTTTTGTGCATTGGTACGTTGGCGAGGgcatggaggaaggagagttCTCTGAGGCACGAGAGGATCTGGCTGCCCTGGAGAAGGATTATGAGGAAGTGGGAACGGACTCTGTGGAGGGTGAAGACGAGGGGGAGGAATATTAG